The following are encoded in a window of Sutcliffiella horikoshii genomic DNA:
- a CDS encoding DUF2529 domain-containing protein, producing the protein MLKIFTTQLQGVFNRVGSSEEFAFEDAARLLAQATVGDGRIYVHGVKEMKAVEAEATTGAEPLMSATLLSDLDSYHDLTDTDRALIVSRFSTDEEAINTAKALKELGIEIVGISTVGEAEQVDSAEAAETLDSLADVHIDMKLKKPLIPGDDGERFGFPSSMVALYVYHGLAFTLKEILEEQE; encoded by the coding sequence ATGTTGAAGATTTTTACGACTCAGTTGCAGGGTGTGTTTAATAGGGTTGGTTCGAGTGAGGAATTCGCATTTGAGGATGCGGCTAGGCTGTTGGCACAGGCTACTGTCGGGGACGGGCGCATTTATGTGCATGGTGTAAAGGAGATGAAAGCAGTGGAGGCGGAGGCCACGACTGGTGCGGAGCCGCTGATGAGCGCTACACTTTTATCCGATTTGGACAGTTATCATGATTTGACTGATACGGACCGGGCTTTGATTGTGTCCCGTTTTTCTACAGATGAAGAAGCGATTAATACGGCGAAGGCATTGAAGGAATTAGGTATTGAAATTGTGGGGATTTCGACGGTGGGGGAGGCAGAGCAAGTTGACTCGGCTGAAGCGGCGGAAACCTTAGATTCCTTGGCAGATGTACATATCGACATGAAGTTAAAGAAACCACTGATTCCGGGTGATGACGGAGAACGCTTTGGCTTCCCTTCTAGCATGGTGGCATTATATGTTTATCATGGCTTAGCTTTTACGTTGAAAGAGATTTTGGAAGAGCAGGAGTAA
- a CDS encoding GNAT family N-acetyltransferase, which translates to MYYHDLIIEKATTADGPGIVELLKSRAADLKSKGSMQWSFLLTGQEDREILALVSKGLFYKAALESGIQNQPPSATFMLSNTQEEWDIHLWGQEYTRGTVYLHKLAVALDHKGEGLGDRLVDWIKQHAEEQGYTKIRLDCVASAQLRSFYDKHGFILLKIVDDHCLYEWTTKR; encoded by the coding sequence GTGTATTATCATGATTTAATCATAGAAAAAGCGACAACGGCGGATGGACCAGGCATAGTGGAGTTGTTAAAGAGCCGTGCTGCCGATTTAAAAAGCAAGGGTTCAATGCAATGGAGCTTCCTCCTTACCGGACAAGAGGATAGGGAAATTTTAGCACTCGTTTCAAAGGGGTTATTTTATAAGGCAGCTCTAGAATCTGGCATTCAGAATCAACCTCCCTCCGCTACCTTCATGCTCTCAAACACGCAAGAGGAATGGGACATCCACCTCTGGGGACAAGAGTACACCCGGGGTACCGTTTATTTACATAAGCTTGCTGTTGCTCTCGATCATAAAGGCGAGGGGCTAGGTGACCGCCTTGTGGACTGGATCAAGCAGCATGCAGAAGAGCAGGGCTATACAAAAATCCGGTTGGATTGTGTGGCTAGTGCACAGCTAAGAAGCTTTTACGACAAGCATGGCTTCATCCTATTAAAAATAGTCGATGACCACTGTTTGTATGAATGGACAACAAAGCGATAA